A region from the Ptychodera flava strain L36383 chromosome 12, AS_Pfla_20210202, whole genome shotgun sequence genome encodes:
- the LOC139144821 gene encoding uncharacterized protein yields the protein MKQVTIKVTNKVAGTAPQEFPIQANNSDTVYDCMAKAESKYESFSFSVSGQMPNRVVTEINGQHNNNELNDKWYFKINNLEPEHQNIDSVKPTDGDTIDWNYEHRD from the exons ATGAAACAAGTCACAATAAAAGTAACGAACAAAGTTGCTGGTACGGCTCCACAGGAGTTTCCAATCCAGGCTAACAATTCTGATACTGTCTATGACTGTATGGCCAAAGCTGAATCTAAGTACGAATCGTTCAG TTTCTCGGTCAGCGGACAAATGCCTAATCGTGTGGTTACAGAAATCAACGGGCAGCACAATAACAACGAGCTAAACGATAAATGGtacttcaaaattaacaacTTGGAGCCTGAACATCAGA ATATTGATTCTGTTAAACCAACCGATGGCGACACTATCGATTGGAACTACGAACACAGAGATTAA